In Ciconia boyciana chromosome 12, ASM3463844v1, whole genome shotgun sequence, a genomic segment contains:
- the LOC140658607 gene encoding G-protein coupled receptor 12-like has translation MLHGPAAMGEPWQPQPQQQRLPGLGNASEPSAWPSAAGGPGTAAPGGGGGGGAGPGPGAGAGAGGAVSPWDIALCATGTAVAGENALVLAVLFYTPSLRAPMFLLIGSLALADLLAGLGLVANFAVRYLLRPPSEAAELGAAGLLLAAFSASVCSLLAITVDRYLSLYNALTYHSERTLGFTCAMVLLMWLLCLGVGLLPLLGWNCLRDQSACSILRPVTKDNAAVLAVTFLLLFALMMQLYLQICKIAFRHAQQIAVQHQFIATAQATSTRKGLSTLSLILGTFALCWIPFAIYSLVADSTYPAVYTYSLALPATCNSLINPIIYAFRNPDIQKSLWLACCGCVPATFSSRPRTSSDV, from the coding sequence ATGCTGCACGGCCCCGCCGCCATGGGGGAGCCGTggcagccgcagccgcagcagcagcggcTCCCGGGGCTCGGCAACGCCTCGGAGCCCAGCGCCTGGCCctcggcggcgggcgggccggggacggcggcgccgggcggcggcggcggcggcggggccgggcccgggcccggggccggggccggggccggcggggccgtcAGCCCCTGGGACATCGCGCTGTGCGCCACGGGGACGGCGGTGGCGGGGGAGAACGCGCTGGTGCTGGCCGTGCTGTTCTACACGCCGAGCCTGCGGGCGCCCATGTTCCTGCTGATCggcagcctggccctggccgACCTGctggccgggctggggctggtggccaaCTTCGCCGTGCGGTACCTGCTGCGGCCGCCCAGCGAGGCGGCGGagctgggggcggcggggctgctgctggccgcCTTCTCCGCCTCCGTCTGCAGCCTGCTGGCCATCACCGTGGACCGCTACCTGTCGCTGTACAACGCGCTCACCTACCACAGCGAGCGCACGCTGGGCTTCACCTGCGCCATGGTGCTGCTGATgtggctgctgtgcctgggcGTGGGGCTGCTGCCCCTCCTGGGCTGGAACTGCCTGCGGGACCAGAGCGCCTGCAGCATCCTGCGGCCCGTCACCAAGGACAACGCGGCGGTGCTGGCCgtcaccttcctcctcctcttcgcCCTCATGATGCAGCTCTACCTGCAGATCTGCAAGATCGCCTTCCGGCACGCCCAGCAGATCGCCGTCCAGCACCAGTTCATCGCCACGGCGCAGGCCACCTCCACCCGCAAAGGGCTCTCCACCCTCTCGCTCATCCTCGGCACCTTCGCCCTGTGCTGGATCCCCTTCGCCATCTACTCCCTGGTGGCCGATTCCACCTACCCCGCGGTCTACACCTACTCCCTGGCGCTGCCCGCCACCTGCAACTCCCTCATCAACCCCATCATCTACGCCTTCAGGAACCCAGACATCCAGAAGTCGCTGTGGCTGGCCTGCTGCGGCTGCGTCCCCGCCACCTTCTCCTCCAGACCAAGGACATCCAGCGATGTGTGA
- the LOC140658657 gene encoding actin-binding protein WASF3-like — MPLVKRNIEPRHLCRGALPEGVTSELECVTNSTLAAIIKQLGSLSRHAEDIFGELFNEANSFYMRMNSLQERVDLLVIKVTQLDSTVEEVSLQDINMRKAFKSSTVQNQQVVSRNSIPNPVMEMYQRCDKPPPLNILTPYRDDKKDGLKFYTDPSYFFNLWKEKMLQATEDKRKEKRRQKEQRLVEDSTREVKKVRKARNRRLEWNMMAYDKEFRPDNRFSPSPYHMASSEGSLSPDNRSYASDVADHSYPASPNHPAQLLAPASHLAPAEHKEGVLAAAPPQEHVYRPAPAPGSRQNSLNRLQQPHVPQPPEAILNGPRPHLVKDYSPQPVPMAEYFVPPAPPPPPPVIPSAQTAFDSPISAPPALAPGSAAPPSYAPSPPPAPPGPYSASPPQAGPMGPPVAPPPPPPGPPAIAASPAHSASPPAPAVEPRKPQIPLMPMSDARSDLLAAIRRGIQLRKVQEQWEQEAKKEPVGNDVATILSRRIAVEYSESDDDSELDDNEWSD, encoded by the exons ATGCCGCTGGTGAAGAGGAATATCGAGCCGCGGCACCTGTGCCGGGGGGCTCTTCCCGAGGGGGTGACGAGTGAGCTGGAGTGTGTCACCAACAGCACGCTGGCTGCCATCATCAAGCAGCTGGGCAGCCTCA GCAGGCACGCGGAGGACATCTTCGGCGAGCTGTTCAACGAAGCCAACAGTTTCTACATGCGGATGAACTCGCTGCAGGAGAGGGTGGACCTGCTGGTCATCAAGGTGACGCAGCTGGACTCCACCGTGGAGGaag TTTCGCTGCAGGACATCAACATGCGGAAAGCCTTCAAGAGCTCCACGGTGCAGAACCAGCAGGTTGTGTCTCGCAACTCCATCCCCAACCCGGTGATGGAGATGTACCAGCGCTGCGACAAGCCCCCGCCGCTCAACATCCTCACGCCCTACAG GGATGACAAAAAGGACGGCCTCAAGTTCTACACCGACCCCTCCTACTTCTTCAACTtatggaaggagaaaatgttgCAGGCGACAGAAGATAAGAGAAAGGAGAAGCGCCGGCAGAAG GAGCAGCGGCTGGTGGAGGACTCCACCCGGGAGGTGAAGAAAGTGAGGAAGGCCCGCAATCGGCGCCTGGAGTGGAACATGATGGCGTATGATAAAGAGTTCCGACCGGATAACAGGTTCTCACCATCCCCCTATCACATGGCGTCATCGGAAGGATCACTGTCCCCAGATAATAG ATCTTACGCGTCAGACGTGGCCGACCACTCGTACCCGGCAAGCCCCAACCACCCTGCACAGCTGCTGGCCCCGGCGTCCCACCTGGCCCCGGCGGAGCACAAGGAGGGGGTGCTGGCGGCCGCACCCCCCCAGGAGCATGTCTACCGCCCGGCGCCGGCGCCGGGCAGCCGGCAGAACAGCCTCAACCgcctccagcagccccatgTGCCGCAGCCCCCCGAGGCTATCCTCAACGGGCCGAGACCTCACTTAGTCAAGGATTACAG CCCGCAGCCAGTGCCAATGGCAGAGTACTTCgtgccgcccgccccgccgcccccaccGCCCGTCATCCCCTCCGCACAGACCGCCTTCGACAGCCCCATCTCAGCTCCCCCCGCGCTGGCCCCTGGCTCGGCCGCCCCACCCTCCTACGCGccctcgccgccgcccgcaCCCCCCGGCCCCTACTCCGCTTCCCCGCCACAGGCCGGCCCCATGGGACCCCCGGTGgcaccgccaccgccgccgccggggcccccCGCCATAGCCGCCTCGCCAGCGCACTCGGCATCACCGCCGGCCCCTGCTGTGGAGCCCCGGAAGCCGCAGATCCCACTGATGCCCATGAGCGATGCCCGGAGCGACCTGCTGGCAGCCATCCGCAGGG GAATCCAACTCCGGAAAGTCCAGGAGCAATGGGAACAAGAGGCCAAAAAAGAGCCTGTGGGCAACGACGTGGCGACGATCCTGTCCCGCCGGATCGCGGTGGAGTACAGCGAGTCCGACGACGACTCCGAGCTGGACGATAACGAGTGGTCGGACTGA